The following proteins come from a genomic window of Nitrospira sp.:
- a CDS encoding Type II secretory pathway, ATPase PulE/Tfp pilus assembly pathway, ATPase PilB, whose amino-acid sequence MHTKPITQNVQELQHKVEHAEHVKRITTQIHAASNLDQILLDLHKDILSLFDAEDLTLFAFDPEKKQIFSKVPHIDGVEEVRIPIAEQSLAGFCAKYLRPVNIVDAYNIAELHAIHPSLLHDTSYDKRTGFKTKQVLTYPIVADNKYLMGVLQLLNKKSGSRFTRKDEEAVDEIAKALGIAFFNLRKTSKKNPTKFDLLVSTNRITQNELDHVIADSRKGMSDLESMLIEKHKIPKLDIGRSLAQFYKCPYIEYSERTVVDVELLKNLNVDYLKKNHWMPLKRDRMAIEILTDDPGDLDRVQDIKRTFPGLNIRFAVSLRRDIAQFLNSATGQSDNGGRKLDENVSDILGELVTEAQAEAMEDSATAGGLDENDSAIVRLANQIIADAYRQNASDIHIEPYGEKRETLVRFRVDGDCFEYMKIPQSYRRAIVSRLKIMASLDIAERRKPQDGKIKFKLSETKEIELRVATLPTAGYNEDVVMRILAASEPLPLDKMGFSERNLRVLKEISEKPYGIILCVGPTGSGKTTTLHSVLGNINTPDIKIWTAEDPVEITQYGLRQVQVQPKIGLTFANAMRAFLRADPDVIMVGEMRDKETADTGIEASLTGHLVLSTLHTNSAVETVTRLLDMGCDPFSFADAMLGVLAQRLARRICKDCKEQYLGSKEEYEELRLGYGPEYWDKLSIKQDNTFRLSRGKGCETCNRSGFKGRVALHELLLGTDSMKRMVQQKARTEEMLKTALAEGMTTLVQDGIQKVLQGHTTYKEVKAVAIK is encoded by the coding sequence ATGCACACCAAACCGATAACTCAGAATGTCCAAGAACTGCAGCACAAGGTCGAGCATGCGGAGCACGTCAAGCGCATTACCACACAGATTCATGCGGCCAGCAATCTCGACCAAATACTCCTCGACCTCCATAAAGACATCTTAAGTCTGTTCGACGCAGAAGACCTGACGCTTTTTGCATTCGACCCCGAAAAAAAGCAAATTTTTTCCAAAGTTCCCCATATCGACGGCGTTGAAGAAGTCCGGATTCCTATTGCCGAGCAGAGCCTCGCCGGCTTCTGCGCCAAATACCTCCGCCCCGTCAATATCGTCGATGCCTACAACATCGCCGAACTTCATGCCATTCATCCGTCTTTGCTCCACGACACGTCCTACGACAAACGCACCGGCTTCAAGACGAAGCAAGTCCTCACCTATCCGATCGTCGCCGACAATAAATACCTGATGGGAGTCCTTCAACTACTCAATAAGAAAAGCGGGAGTCGGTTTACCAGAAAGGACGAAGAAGCCGTCGACGAGATCGCCAAAGCGTTGGGGATCGCTTTTTTCAACCTCCGAAAGACATCAAAAAAGAATCCGACGAAATTCGATCTTTTGGTCAGTACCAATCGGATCACTCAGAACGAACTTGACCACGTCATCGCCGACTCCCGAAAAGGGATGAGCGATCTGGAAAGCATGCTGATCGAAAAACACAAGATTCCCAAGCTCGATATCGGCAGATCGCTCGCCCAGTTCTATAAGTGTCCGTATATCGAATACAGCGAACGCACCGTCGTCGATGTGGAACTGCTGAAGAATCTCAATGTCGACTACCTGAAAAAGAACCATTGGATGCCGCTCAAGCGAGACCGCATGGCGATCGAGATTCTGACCGACGATCCCGGAGACCTTGATCGCGTGCAGGACATCAAGCGGACGTTCCCCGGCCTCAACATTCGGTTCGCCGTCAGTCTTCGCCGCGATATCGCCCAATTTCTGAACTCGGCTACCGGACAGAGCGACAACGGAGGACGGAAGCTCGACGAAAATGTTTCCGACATCCTCGGCGAACTGGTCACCGAGGCACAGGCCGAGGCGATGGAGGATTCCGCCACCGCCGGAGGATTGGATGAAAACGACAGCGCGATCGTCCGTCTCGCCAATCAAATCATTGCCGATGCCTATCGCCAAAATGCGTCGGACATTCATATTGAGCCGTATGGAGAAAAACGCGAAACCCTGGTCCGTTTCCGGGTCGACGGTGACTGTTTCGAGTACATGAAGATCCCGCAAAGCTACCGGCGGGCTATCGTCTCGCGACTCAAGATCATGGCCAGCTTGGACATTGCCGAGCGCCGCAAACCTCAAGATGGGAAGATCAAATTCAAGCTCTCGGAGACGAAAGAGATCGAACTCCGCGTCGCGACTCTTCCCACAGCCGGATATAACGAAGACGTGGTCATGCGCATCTTGGCGGCGAGTGAACCGTTGCCTCTCGACAAAATGGGGTTCTCTGAGCGGAACCTCAGAGTGCTCAAGGAGATTTCAGAAAAACCTTACGGCATCATTCTTTGTGTCGGGCCGACGGGTTCCGGCAAGACGACCACCCTGCATTCCGTCCTCGGCAACATCAACACCCCGGATATCAAAATATGGACGGCCGAAGATCCGGTCGAAATTACGCAGTACGGCTTGCGTCAAGTTCAGGTCCAGCCCAAAATCGGCCTGACATTCGCCAATGCGATGCGCGCATTTCTCCGAGCCGACCCCGATGTCATCATGGTGGGAGAAATGCGGGATAAAGAAACGGCCGACACCGGCATTGAAGCATCGCTGACCGGCCATCTTGTGTTGAGCACGTTGCACACCAATAGCGCAGTCGAAACGGTCACCCGTCTGCTCGACATGGGGTGCGATCCGTTCAGTTTTGCGGATGCTATGCTGGGTGTGCTGGCGCAACGGTTGGCTCGCAGGATCTGCAAGGACTGTAAGGAACAGTACCTCGGAAGCAAAGAGGAGTATGAAGAACTTCGACTGGGGTATGGGCCGGAGTATTGGGATAAGCTCAGCATCAAACAGGACAATACATTCAGGTTGTCTCGTGGAAAGGGATGCGAAACGTGCAACCGATCCGGCTTCAAAGGTCGAGTCGCCTTGCACGAACTCCTCTTGGGTACGGACTCCATGAAGCGAATGGTTCAACAAAAGGCACGCACCGAAGAGATGCTGAAAACCGCCCTGGCAGAAGGAATGACGACGCTCGTCCAAGACGGTATTCAAAAAGTCTTGCAAGGCCACACGACTTACAAAGAAGTCAAAGCCGTCGCCATTAAATAG
- a CDS encoding ATP-dependent RNA helicase RhlE, with amino-acid sequence MDTSVHGSFHALGLSEALLRDLAGAGFVSPTPIQERAIPPALAGRDIIGCAQTGTGKTAAFVIPIIERLAMFPKGLPQALILAPTRELASQTLATIEKLGRSRRISATVIVGGADMQAQVRGLRQRPDVLVATPGRLLDHMWNGTIILSSIKMLVLDEADRMLDMGFAPQINQILDALPEQRQTLLFSATLPADLARLIQANVNNPVRVMVAPSATTAEGVTQAVHYTSHGDKPDLLLSLLGADHATALVFTRTKHRADRLGRLLGRAGHRVAVLHGDRSLSQRRAALEGFRRGTFRVLVATDIAARGIDVANIGHVINFDLPNCPEDYVHRIGRTARMKTTGRATSFVTGEDQHQLRDIERLLGQAVPLAQGSKVPSPTIPTTGGGVRRDGHPSRSQLKRSHTHSFRNARKPHVEPSSSSVVAAIRT; translated from the coding sequence GTGGATACGTCTGTTCACGGAAGTTTTCACGCTCTCGGTTTGTCCGAAGCACTGTTACGCGACTTAGCGGGTGCCGGATTCGTTTCACCAACTCCCATCCAAGAACGAGCCATTCCGCCTGCGCTTGCGGGCCGGGATATCATCGGATGCGCTCAGACCGGGACAGGAAAGACCGCCGCCTTCGTCATTCCAATCATCGAGCGGCTTGCTATGTTTCCAAAAGGGCTGCCCCAAGCATTGATCTTGGCGCCGACGCGCGAGCTCGCATCGCAGACCTTGGCTACGATCGAGAAACTCGGACGGAGCCGACGCATTTCCGCGACCGTTATCGTGGGAGGCGCGGACATGCAAGCCCAAGTGCGAGGTTTGCGACAACGACCGGACGTCTTGGTCGCGACGCCGGGCCGTCTCCTCGATCACATGTGGAACGGCACGATCATATTGTCGTCCATTAAGATGTTGGTGTTGGATGAAGCGGATCGAATGTTGGACATGGGCTTTGCTCCGCAAATCAATCAGATACTGGATGCCTTGCCGGAACAGCGACAGACGCTGCTGTTTTCGGCTACCTTGCCGGCGGACTTGGCACGGCTGATCCAAGCCAACGTGAACAACCCGGTGCGGGTGATGGTTGCGCCGTCTGCTACGACGGCCGAGGGCGTCACGCAGGCGGTGCATTACACATCTCACGGGGACAAACCTGATCTTTTGTTGTCACTTTTGGGGGCTGACCACGCTACCGCGCTGGTCTTCACCAGGACGAAGCATCGTGCCGATCGGTTGGGGCGCTTGCTGGGTCGTGCGGGCCATCGAGTGGCTGTGCTGCATGGAGACCGGAGTCTGTCGCAGAGACGCGCCGCACTGGAAGGTTTCAGACGCGGAACATTCCGTGTGCTGGTGGCGACGGATATCGCAGCTCGAGGAATCGATGTCGCGAATATCGGCCATGTGATCAATTTCGATCTTCCCAATTGCCCGGAAGATTACGTGCATCGTATCGGTCGCACGGCTCGGATGAAGACGACCGGTCGCGCCACAAGTTTTGTGACGGGAGAAGACCAGCATCAACTGCGAGATATCGAGCGTCTATTGGGCCAGGCAGTCCCACTAGCTCAAGGAAGCAAGGTTCCTTCTCCCACGATTCCTACCACGGGCGGAGGTGTTCGCCGGGATGGGCATCCTTCGAGGAGTCAGCTGAAACGTTCCCACACCCACTCCTTCCGCAACGCGAGAAAGCCCCATGTCGAACCATCATCGTCTAGTGTCGTAGCGGCGATCCGTACATAA